The window CAGAATGACACCTCCATTAGATGCTTAATATTGAAATATAAAActagggttttagtccttcaaaaatgtcacatttcttatcaaattatatttataattccATTATTCAATtctataaatgaataaaaaaaacatgaacaaaataGTAAAGAAATATGAggctgtatatttatatatgctTTCCAGATTCAATATCaggatacattatatatatatatatatatatatatatatatatatatatatatatatatatatatatagtcacctccaaaattattggcacccttgataaaaaataagcaaaaaaggctgtataaaataaacaacacaggtaatgagctgtattttatgctcaaatatatgggaaaaccatattcttttattgtaatacaattgctcggagaaaaagtttttttattaagtaataaaagtaaagtaataaaatgttttctcaaaaatataggtgtcagaattattggcacccctaaagattcttataaataaaatcaaacaaaaaattaaatctgcattaacattctacttctttaagttcatctcagtcttaaggaactgtattgtggccttccatggcttcctgtttcactggggtataaaaatgaggtaacacgcatatgaaatccatttgtcatccattgccatagggaaaggcaaagaactcacaaatgaaaagagacaaatggttgttgaccttcataaatcaggcaatgggtacaaaacaatagctaaaaaactaaatataccacttaccactattagggcaataattaagaagttcaaaaccactggaacactggtaaacttgcctggtagaggacacaagtgtatcttgcccccatgcacagtgaggcagatggttcgggaggcaaagggaagtccaagggccacagttggagaattacagaacttagttgcatcttggggtcaccaagaccgtctccaaatctacaattagacgccacctccatgccaatagtctacttggaagggttgccagaaaaaagccttttttgggagcaaccaacaaacgttagcacctggagtttgctaaatggcattgacacttcgattggaaccaggtgctatggtcagatgagacgaaaatagagctctttggccatgcaCACCAGCAGTgagtttggcgtcgaaagaaggatgtatgtgcagaaaagaacctcatacctactgtaaaatatggtggtggatctttgatgttatggggctgttttgcttccactggtcctggggcccttgttaaggtcaacggcatcatgaactctacctagtaccaggacattttagccaaaaacctggctgcctctgccaggaggctcaaacttggccgcaagtggatcttccagcaagacaatgaccccaagcacacatcaaaatacacgaatggttaattgaccacaaaatcaacattttacaatggccatctcagtctccggacttgaaccccattgaaaacctgtggtttcaattgaagagggcagtccataagcgcagaccgaaggatatcaaggatctggaaagattctgtatggaggaatggtctaagatccctcccaatgtgttctccaatctcattaaacattatggAAAAAGACTCAGcgccattatccttgcaaggggagggtgcacaaagtactgaaaacaagggtgccaataattgtgacacttcattttttttggaaataaatttattatttgagaaacgtgtaattttggttgattccattggatcattaataaagtcaaatatattccacatgttggaaaattacaatatagctcagtactggtattatttattttatagtcttTTTTGCTGATCTTTGTCAAgagtgccaataattttggaggtgtgtgtgtgtgtgtttaaggatCCCAAATCAATAATAAATGCTTAGTTTAGTACTTataaaaggcaaaaagaaactcaACACATAGAAATTATTAAGTTTATTAAGGCTCACAAAAGTAAGAACAATCtaaaagtttgaaatcatggtaCCAGAATTAGAAGTACAGACACAAGCAGGAGTAACACATTTCAACACACATTTTCATAAGCACACAGGCTTCCCTATGGTTACGTGCACGCAGGACTCACACACAGTGCATACAGTGACTGTGTAAAGCAGCGTCTGTTGTGTGGGTTGGGATGAAGACGGCATTTCTGTTTCACGTTCAGTTCATTTAGTTCAAATTTTAGTTATATTGAtcacagcataaaaaaaaaatctgcttcatTCTCCTAACTAAAATGACCACTGCAAGCATGTTAAACAACAAGTAAAGCAGAATCATTGAAgaattattttcagtttaaacttaattaaaacacaataaacatacatatatatatatatatatatatatttaatgggaAAACCTCTTTAAAACAACTCTCTTTAAATTTGCATCCACAACATTAGTtattaaaatgataataaaaccaatttatcagtattttttttttcttttctaaatttagtcgtcaccaattattttattattttctcccaattttgcatatgcaattttttttaggctcagctcaccgctaccacccctgcgctgactcgggagccgccccctgggagctcccgtctacagTCATTGTTAAACAAGTTAATATTATACCCTCAtaaaggtttgtttttcaattcacttTTAGATAAGAAAATTAGGAATTATATTCACTTAAATGTTCAAGGTTTCATGATAACAATTAATTTAATGGGAGAGTTATGACAGCTTGTGTCCAGCAAGTGTCACACTTCTTAAGAAAGTTAGTTGTACATTGGCTTTCAGACAGATATTCTTAATTAAAAGATAAGAATCAGCTCTGTTTGTTTATACCAGACGGGCAGGTCAGCACAGCAGGGAATCTAAACTATTCTCCAATGTAGATCTTTACAACCCTCTGTTACTAATATCTAGTCCTTTGAAGTAGATCTAGAGAATGTTAAgggggaaggaaggaagggggaagacaaacttaattaacatCATAGCATCTgaagtttcattgtttaagatttgaaatgtcattttacaaagTACATTAAATTACAACTATGAATTTCTCACACACCCtttatacacacagagacactggaaAACGTACAGGAACTCAAACTCAATGTCAATGCAATCCTTTCTAAATAACTAAGCCTGCCTTAGGATATACTGTATTGTCACTCTTATGATAGCATACCAATACacaatacaagcaaacaagccagattttgcccaaaaggaataaacagctaatggtgATTCCACAAAAGCACTAGACCTGTTACTGTCAAACAGTCTGAGGAAACTTCATTCTGCAgattgtttagatcaattattCATAAACTGTATAAACTATGAATGTAGTAATAATGGTAATGTTGCAGAATGTATGTTTTGCAGATTTGTAACAGATGTAAAATGAGTGAACATTGTTTGCTTGCAAatctttcatgttttacagtatatttatacagcTATCACACATATATGTGTCCAGAGAAAAAGCTTGGCATATATTTCCAATGTGTCCCTTCTAAGTAGAATGACCCTGTAACTCTGTCctaaatcctcacagcatgatgagtgagattcatttccaattcaggggcagaagtggagctgaatcccaggactctccagttcattctgaaagaatgggtctgtCTCCATCAGTTTGACATGCTccccttctcagtgtctctggattcagactggctctcactcctggggacccacttcatttactgcagggtgagagagagacaaggaatcagtcagctctccacacactcaaacaagcagggtggagaggtgagggactgggagggggggAAGGATGGCTggctccagtgtgaattctctggtgtttcTTTAAGTTTCCTAACTGACGGAAACTGCTCCCACAgtcagtacagtgatacggcttctctccagtgtgaattcgctggtgtctttttagacTGCCTAACCGACTGAAGTACtgcccacattcagtacagtgatacggcttctctccagtgtgaatttgctggtgtttttttaggtCTCCTAACCGACTGAAGCTTTTCCCACATTGAGTACAGggatatggcttctctcctgtatgaattcgtgtgtgtgtttttaggtttcctgaccgagtgaagctctttccacattcagtacagcaATGCAgcttctctcctgtatgaattcgttGGTGTATTTTTAGGTGTCCCGATACTCTGAAACTCTCCCCACATTCAGCACATTGATATGGCTTCTGTCCTGtatgaatttgtgtgtgtgtttttaggcttcctgactgactgaagctctttccacattcagtacagcaATACGGCTTCTGTTTTGTATGAATTCGTTGGTGTATTTTTAGGTGTCCCGATACTCTGAaactctccccacattcagtacattgatatggcttctctccagtgtgaattcgcaggtgtgtttttaggtttcctaaccgACTAAaactctccccacattcagtacattgatatggcttctctccagtgtgaattcgctggtgtctttttaggtttcctaactgactgatgctcttcccacattcagaacATTGATGTGGTATCTCTGACCGGGATATGTGTTCTGAATCCTTAAAGTCAATTgattcctctttaatgtggacaggctccagttcagtgtcttctttaatgtggacaggctccagttcagtgtcttcttctttaatgtggacaggctccagttcagtctctttttctttaatgtggacaggctccagttcagtttcttctttaatgtggacaggctccagttcagtctcctcttctttcatgtggacaggctccagttcagtctcttcttctttaatgtggacaggctccagttcagtctcttcttctttcatgtggacaggctccagttcagtctcttctttaatgtggacaggctccagttcagtctcttctttaatgtggacaggctccagttcagtctcttctttaatgtggacaggctccagttcagtctcttctttcatgtggacaggctccagttcagtctcttctttaatgtggacaggctccagttcaggcatctcctgtttaataCAGACAGGTACCAATTCCAGAACttcctcctgtttaatgtaaacagactccATCTTTGTTGCCTGGCTCTCACTAGGATAAggcagtcctgaaaacagaaaatgaaatgaagttTTATCATCTGTTCTCCAttggtgtgtttacacttacaactctgACCTGAACTGGCTTAGATTGGATCAGATTCAAAGATCCTTATCATTCAAGcccctgtttaaaatgtaaatgcctGTATATCAGGAGGGGTGTCGCGTTATCCCGCAGACTATTACAAAACTTAGAGAATCAGGGTTCAAGTCACTTCCTATGGCAGTGTTGTGTGCAGAGCAGTAGTAATTCAGTCACAAGCAGTAATTCAGTTCAGTATCTTTACTTTTAAAAATCAGaatctttacattttaaaaacagacgttaaaaatcaaagcaggcaattaaataaatgggtttGTTCATTATCTCCAGACGGCTAAACCGTCACATTCCTCCCCTTCTTCCCCAGTTGAAGCATATTCTAACAAAGTGCTTATGTTTTAACTGCTTGACTCTCCTGTGCCCATATACAGCCGAGATAAGACGTCCGCATTGGCATTGGCCTTACCAGCTCTATACTGTATTTCAAGCAAAAGGGTTGTAAGAAGAGACTCCAGCGAGTCAGCCGGGCGTTCTTGTCCTTCATTTGATCCAGCCATCTCAAAGGGTTATGGTCGGTCTGAACTACAAACTTTCAACCCAATAAATAGTACCGTAGGCACTCAACCGCCCACTTAAGTGCCAGACACTCTTTCTCAATACTGAAATAATTTCTTTCCCTGGATAACAACTTCCGACTCATATATACGATTGGGTGTtcctgccccccccctcccccgtaaAAGGGAGAGAGAAATCTGGACTAGCCAAAATTGGCTCAGAGCATAACACAAGTTTCAGCTGATTAAATGCTTCAGTACAGTATTCCATCCAATTAACCTTCTTAGgctctttctttttaaacagctctgTAAGAGGCGCTGCTATCTTAGTAAAATTTGGCACAAACTTACGGTAATAACCAGTCAGACCTAAAAATGCCcttaactgtgtttttgtttctggtcTAGGGTAATCGCACACTGTCTGTATTTTACTCTTTTCAGGCTGTATAGTGCCCCTTCCAAGTACATGTCCAAGGTAATGCACCTCTACCATACCAAATGCACACTTCCCAGGATTTACAGTCAACccagcatttcttttttaaattttttttttctctttatgaatttagtcgttgccaattatttttattattattttctcccaatttggaataaccaattattttattatgctcagctcaccactaccacccctgcgctgactcgggagggcgaagacgaacacacgctgtcctccgaaacgtgtgccgtcagccgcccgctttttttcacactgcggactcaccatgcagccacccaagagctacagcgtcagaggacaacgcagctctcgggcagatTACAGGCAAGCCTACAGATGCCccgccagactacaggggtcgctggtgcgcggtgagctgagggcaccctggccgacctaaacctccctccccccgggcgatgctcggccaactgagcgccgccccctgggagctcccgtcctcggttggcaaaggaatagcctggactcgagctcgcgacatccagactatagggcgcatcctgcactctatgcaagtgcttttactggatgcgccactcgggagtccaaCCCAGCATTTCTCAAGGAATTTAACACTTTGCGCACCTGGTCTACATGGCTCTCCCAATCCACACTAAAAATGACCAGATCATCTAGGTATGCAGCTGCAAAGTCCTCAGCACCCAGCAACAGTCAATCTACCATTCGCTGAAATGTGGCAGGAGCGCCATGCAAACCAAATGGCATAACAGTATATTGGTACAGACCAAAAGGGGTTATAAAAGCAGCTATTTCCTTAGAACTTTCAGACAGTGGAACTTGCCAATACCCACGATATAGGTCCAGTGTTGTAATAAATTTAGCATTTCCCAGTTTCTCTATTATATCATCGATTCTGGGCATTGGATAAGCGTCAAATCTCGAACCTTTGTTAACTTTACGAAAATCTACACAAAGTCTTGTACTACCATCCTTTTTCGTTGCGAGAACTATGGGAGAAGCCCATTCACTCTGTGAAACTTCAATAACCCCAGCTTCCAGCGTTTGTTGAATCCCCTGTTTCAGTCTCCCGAATGCATTCAGGTACTCTATAGGGCTTTTGACGATTTGGATTTAGGTTACCTGTGTCTATGTGATGTTCAATTACAGTGGTTCTCCCAGGCTTACATATTATCACATCAGTATACGATTTCAAAAGGGAATCCATTTCTGCCCTTTGAATCATAGACAGTTCAGGACCAATTATAACAGGTTTGTCACTTGACAAGTAAAAACAGTGTCCCCAAATTATCAAACTCCATATCCAATGTATCCCTCTCACAATCAGATAGTGCTGAAGCTACAACATTCACACCCTTCGGTTGGCACCAATGCTTTAGTAGATTCACATGCCAGATTTGCTGCTTCTTTTTCTTATCAGGAGTAGCTATCTCATAATCCACTTTCCCAATTTTCCTAATTACCCGGTATGGGCCTTGCCAATGGGCCAACAACTTATTCTCAGAACTGGGTAAAAGTAACAATACCTCTGAGCCTGGATCAAAATCTCTATCTTTTGCTCTATGATCATACcaagttttctgttttgtttgagcTTTTGACATATTCTCTTTCACAATATCTGTCATACTAGCAGGTTTCTCTCTCATTTTAATCAAGTAGGAAACCACACTCTCTTTAGTTGTAATTGCATTCTCCCATGTTTCTTTTAACACATCTAGAGGGCCTCTTGGCTGACGACCATAGAGCAACTCAAAAGGTGCAAAACCTGTTGAGTCCTGTGGCACCTCCCTATAAACAAATAACAGGTAAGGCAAATATTTGTCCCAATCTTTAACATCATCCTGAACAAACTTTTTAAGCATTCGAATTAATGTGCCATTAAATTTCTCCATAAGACCATCGGACTGTGGATGGTAAGGGctagttttaaccctttgcagtccatttattaagtgcgcgtcaggcgcgtcaggtccaatttattttcacacgcgcagttaattttagacgcgctgtttaaaatgtatttttccacagtcaaacgggtttaaatggccctgcaaatcaacaaagcactcactaggcttctccagccccaccacaccctttcgttcgctatcgctttcatctatgtaagaaataaataataataaaaataatagtcatacataccaatcaatcatctccggatcactcgttttatcaccaaactcctcaataatgcgatcaaattcattattttattactataacatctgaaaaaagctctgcaaatgtccatgatagtctctgtgcgctgacgcactcagccagcttgtttactatgaacgccccgttatctgatacctgataccatgtatgactattcatgagatacgcctttttttttttttttttttttttccgacttgtttcggctcctgtcgctcccactcggcaattgaatggttttctcggctttttccggagaaaaaacgactagaaacccgttttttgcgttgctataatgatgtcggacccagtccgacaatggaccgcaaagggttaatccttTTTATACCCAACATGTTGTACGTTTCCTGCAATAAACTTGACAAAGTTTGTACCTTGGTCCATTAATATTTCTGATGGAATTCCTGACTGAGAAAAGACATGTACCAACTCTTGAGCAATGTGTTTTGCATCTATAGACTTCAGAGGGATTGCTTCTGGATACCGCGTGGCATAATCGCAAAtaactaaaatgtatttgtaaccaGACCTACTGCGATCCAAAGTGCCCACGATATCCATAGCAATCCTACTGAAGGGTCCAGTAATCACAGGTAATGGAATTAATTTAGCTCTATCAGTTATCTTGTTTACAGAGGTTTCCTGACACAATTCACATGATTGACAGTATCGCTTTACATCAGCGTACAGTCCCGGCCAGTAAAATTTTGAAGTCACTCTACTCACAGTCTTGTTGCGGCCCAAATGGCCAGCCAAAGGAATACTGTGTGCTAGCTCCAGGATCAATGCTCTGCATTCTTGAGACACCACCAACTGCTCAACACTATCTCCATTAGTCAGGTCAAGCCGCTGCCTATAAAGTTGGCCCTCCTTCAACAAAAACTCACCCTGGCTGTCTTCTGGCTGCAGGGTATGAAACAAGGGTTGCAAAGTGGTGTCCTGACGTTGCAGTTCTCCAATGTCCTGACTGGTCAACTGATGTATCTCCAACTCCATAACATCACTCTCCGCTAATGAAAGAGTGGACCCCTGAATTGTTCCTGGATCCTCCTTGTCCCATCAGTCTTTTCTGCTCTACGCTGCCTTCGAGTTTTATATAGTTTGTGTGATACTGTAAACAAGTCATCTTGAAAAACTTTAAAAGGCTATTCCTCTAGTTTGCTTGCCTGTTGGGCTTGTGCCCTAGTAGTTACGCATACAGTTTTAGTTAAGCACATCTCCATTAACTTCTGGAATATAGGACTGTCCTGTCCAATTACAACTGGTCTTGGCAAGGTCGGCACCACACCCACACAAAGCTGATGTCTTTCGCCCTGAATCTTAAAATTCAATTGGGCAGTGGGGTAATATTGTTTATCCCCGTGTACACACTGAATATGCAGCCTTTTCAGTGTTCAATTTATCAGTCCTTACAAAATCTTGCTCTACCAGCGTTTGATTACTTCCACTGTCTATTAGCGCTGTAACCATATGCCCCTCCAACTCAAGTTCAAGTAAAAAGGGACCAATATTCAACTCACTGTCTAGTTGTGAAGGCTGCTCCAACCCCTTGTTCTCACAACATGCACTGGTGGACGTGGTATCTCGCTTCGCACAGCaatctgcagctctttctcccacACAGCCGCAGTTGTGACACTTATAAGGAAACGGTTTATCAAAATTCCGCTGTGGCCTCTCCACCCGTTCCCATTTCTCAGACAAACATCCATTCTGTTGCGATCCagtactgtttttcttttcaaattgcACAAACCTTTTATCATACTGCATATTTCTCTTTTCACCTTGCACTCCACTCCTTGCAACAGTATAATCATCAGCAAGTTCTGCTGCTTCCTGGCCCGATTTAGGCTTGCGTTCTTTAACCCAGATTTGAACTTCTGGAGTTAAAACTTTCAAGAGTTGTTCCATAATTACTACTTCAAGGACATTGTTAATATTTTTCTCTTCAGGACAAATCCACTTATTACACAAGTCATTTAAACGTACATATAAGTCTCTGAAACGTTCATCCTTTTGACAAGCGGCTTCCCTAAACCTCAGTCTATATGTTTCTTCACAGATATAGTACCGTTTCAAAATTACTTCTTTAACTCTTGCATAATCTTCTCGTGCCATACTAACATATGCAGCGTGTGCTTTACCAGTTAACTGTGGTACCAACCTTACAGTCCACGTTGCCTCTGGCCATTCACATAATGTAGCTACTCTTTCAAACAAGGTTAAATAACATTCAATATCATCTCTTCAGATAACTTCGTTAATTTCAAACCTGTCCACACTCTTGCATCAGATGCTGGAGCCCCGGACTGCTGCTGTGGCGTTGACGGTTCCTGTGCTGAAGAGGACGCTCTGCTAACATTGCACTGCTGCATCAGCATTTCCATCCACTGCGGCCGTTCAGCTGCTTCCTCCCTTCGGTTTCGTTCCGCTCGTTCCTCCTGGCGCCTTTCCTCTTCCTGGCGTCGGTTTTCCAATTGCATAAAAATGCGAACATGTTTGCAGATTCGCCCCCTGTTACTGCCACATCCCTGGCTAGTTTAGACGTGCTCTGCTTCCCTTTCCTGGCACCCGATTTTCGTGTAGATGCCTGCTGTAGCTCTGGTTCCAATCTTTCGTTTGCTGATTCTTCCGTAGAATCCCCACTGACTATATTACTCTCTTTTCAGTTTCTTGTTCACGTGCTGCTAGTTTCACTCTGGTCAATACTCTTTCTGCCATTTTGTAACTTTGCTTACAAGTTTAAAAACTCTCGGCACAGTTCGAAACTGTCCAAACGAAAATAATCCCACGTAGCTGCCACCAAATGTTGCGGCGCCGAGCTGCGTTGTCCCGCAGACTATTACAAAACTTAGAGAATCAGGGTTCATATCACTTCCTATGGCAGTGTTGTGTGCAGAGCAGTAGTAATTCAGTCACAAGCAGTAATTCAGTTCAGAATCTTTACTTAAGAAATGTTCCATAAAAACAGCAGCATATAGACAGCAAgcctttcttttaaaaacaattcatacCTCTGGATAGTCAAGTGCGGTGATATTGTAAACAAATCCAAAACAAAGTGCGTAGTGCAGTatccagacacagacagtgtGCAAACGTGCTCAAAACTAACACAGTTCGAGGTTATAGTAGattgcaatatttaaaaacaacaaaagtgcAAACGTGCTACAGCTTCTACACTCAAGGTCCACGATCTTTTACGTCCGGCGGCCATCTTCCTTTtattgacctctgacctcttcccaagtgaataaacatttaacagacatttaaaaatatttaaccgtcagtatttcatacattttatatacaaattacattttaaaaacagacgtTAAAAATCAAAGCACGCAATTAAATAAAAGGGTTTGTTCGTTATCTCCAGACAGCTAAACTGTCACAAGGGGACAGGTGCAGGTTAATAATGAAATGTCCAACAACATATTCACTATCAAAAACCAGTCCGTagcttcccctttgtactaccagaaCTCCTCCCCGCGATCAGCCCGGCGCCATGTCCAGTCGCTGTCTTGCATAGTATtaatttgaggcacctctgtgtgcagagcaataacttgcatagtattgatttgaggacacctctgtgtgcacaGCAATAAcatgcatagtattgatttgatgCACCTCTGTGTGtggagcaataacttgcatagtattgatttgagacacctctgtgtgcagagcaataacatgcatagtattgatttgaggcacctctgtgtgtggagcaataacttgcatagtattgatttgaggcacctctgtgtgcagagcaataacttgcatagtattgatttgaggcacctctgtgtgcagagcaataacttgcatagtattgatttgaggacacctctgtgtgcagagcaataacttgcatagtattgatttgaggcacctctgtgtgcagagcaataacttgcatagtattgatttgaagacacctctgtgtgcagagcaataacttggaCAGTACTGTTCACTTAAGAAACAGTCAGAAATGAGTCATGGAAAAGAGATCTActgaaaaaattaatttaaaagcaggTGATCAGCCCTTCTTAATCTGTGTAAATAACAGAGATTAATTGTACTGTAACGCGCATTCTTgtgctaaactcttagcctttcagacacatttctttctgtaatattaagcaacaatgtcacaataataaacaaagcattgcACACAATTACAATCCTGCCCAGTAACACAGtgactgctctgacacactcagttacaatgagacaatataaACCCAGTATGAAGCTGATTGAAGTTGaatgaatagagagagagacacttacTTCAGGTCTTGTCAGTGGGATGTGCAGCACGGCTCTAGTGCTCTAGTCACTCGCTCTGACCGTCTCCTCAGTGAATGTGTCCTTTCTGCTCTTcagatctgaaaatgtgtttgtttagttcaaggttcatttttttttacatatattatttGCTTTAGTTCACTTTCACAGATGTATACTGTACTATGAGATTACAAGAATACAGATTAAGATACTGTGAAAGGAGTCGTCCAAGAGGAGGGGGCAATTTCACCCCCCAGGTGATcaaggaagtgcagcactatctgaaagcaaggcttgtaaACCCGTATTgtaaccttgtgtagtaccagatatcctgcATCAAAATAAAAACGAGTTTCTTTGAGGTAGCaatattaaaaaccctgtgtgaCGCTCCACAGCACGAGTTTGGAACTGAGGTCTACCTCAGTGTTTAAAATGATACCAGCAGAATAAAACTAGTGAAGGAAACAAAGATACACTTCATTGAAAGAATGTTTAAACATGATTTCAAACACATTAAGAAGGACAGAAAGCCGGGTTTCCATGCGTGTTCATGTAAGTGTGAAAATGGGATAGTCACTGTATTAACGTTTTGGAATGCGCTGCTTTTACAATCATTACGGTACACGTGCACGCACTCCACTCAGTGAAATAATTGTTTGatactaaaaatatatttgatctcgtttataaaaaaaaaaaacttccccgATTGCTAGTCTCTAAGTTCCACGCGGTCTCacgaatagaaaaaaaacatgcacgacAAAAATAGCCAGACCGCCAAA of the Acipenser ruthenus chromosome 43, fAciRut3.2 maternal haplotype, whole genome shotgun sequence genome contains:
- the LOC131709370 gene encoding zinc finger protein 501-like → MESVYIKQEEVLELVPVCIKQEMPELEPVHIKEETELEPVHMKEETELEPVHIKEETELEPVHIKEETELEPVHIKEETELEPVHMKEEETELEPVHIKEEETELEPVHMKEEETELEPVHIKEETELEPVHIKEKETELEPVHIKEEDTELEPVHIKEDTELEPVHIKEESIDFKDSEHISRSEIPHQCSECGKSISQLGNLKRHQRIHTGEKPYQCTECGESFSRLGNLKTHLRIHTGEKPYQCTECGESFRVSGHLKIHQRIHTKQKPYCCTECGKSFSQSGSLKTHTQIHTGQKPYQCAECGESFRVSGHLKIHQRIHTGEKLHCCTECGKSFTRSGNLKTHTRIHTGEKPYPCTQCGKSFSRLGDLKKHQQIHTGEKPYHCTECGQYFSRLGSLKRHQRIHTGEKPYHCTDCGSSFRQLGNLKKHQRIHTGASHPSPPPSPSPLHPACLSVWRAD